AAAAAAATAAATTTACCAAAATCTACCTCCTTTCGTCTTATTTTACCTCACAGCTTAGCTTGTTTTTGCGATATCATATCACTCCCGAAGATAATTTGCAAGAAAATCTTTCCTGAATTTATCAAAGAAATTGTTTTGGATAGCTTCTTTAATATTTTGAATTAAATGATTATAAAAATATATATTATGCAACGAAATAAGTCTTAAACCTAATATTTCTTCACTGTTGATAAGATGACGAATATAGGCACGAGAATAATTCTGACAAGTATAGCAAAGACATTCTTGATCAATGGGAGAAAAATCTTCTTTATATTTAGCATTTTTTAAAATAAGTTTCCCTTGATAAGTAAAGGCACAACCATTTCTACCGTTTCTTGTAGGTACCACGCAATCAAACAAGTCGTAACCAAAAGATATGGCCTCAAGCATATCCTCGGGGTGTCCCACTCCCATAAGATAGCGGGGTTTATCTTCAGGAAGCCAATTTGCCACTTGAGAACTCACCTCATAAATTAACTCTTGAGGCTCCCCTACACTAACACCCCCTACAGCGTAGCCGTCAAAACCGATTTCGTTCAACCTTTCAAGACATTCCCTCCGTAAGTCTAAATAAGTAGAACCCTGGACAATGCCGAAAAGCATTCCATAGTTTGTAGTAGATAGTTCGTTGTTTCTAATTCTGGAGGGGCAAACTCTCGACTGCGAACTATGAACCATCTTGGAACGTTTTGCCCATCTAACTGTTCTCTCCATCGCTAATCTTGCACGGTCTTTTTCACAAGGAAACTCCACACATTCATCCAAAGGCATCATAATGTCTGAACCCAAAATATCTCCCTGGAAATGAATTATCTCTTGGGGAGTGAAAAAATATTTTGTACCGTCGATGTGTGACTGAAATTCTACCCCCTCATCATTTATTCTCCTTAAATCAGAAAGACTTAAAACTTGAAAACCTCCGGAATCAGTCAAGATTGGTTTTTCCCAAGACATGAATTTATGTAAACCACCCGCTTTTTTAATTATTTCTTTACCGGGTCTTAAGAACAAATGATAGGCGTTGGCAAGAATCATTTCTGTCTTACAATCAAACAAATCTTGATTGGAGAGAGTCTTTACCGTAGCCTGGGTAGCAACGGGTAAGAAAATAGGAGTAGTTACCTCTCCGTGAGGAGTAGAAAGCTTACCTAATCTTGCTTTGGTCGAATAATCTTTATGTATTAAACTGAAACTATTTCCCATCTCTATAACGCTCAATCTTCTCAATTTCTTTCTTAAGCAATCTCACTGTTCCCTCAGTTTCTCCCATTTTTATCTTTAAAAGTAAATCTTCTTCACCCTCTTTAACAATTTCCCCCCTCATTGTTCTCCCGTTTCTAAAATATACCATATCGTATCTTTTCTCTTCCTTTCCTAATATTGGGGCTTGCTTCTGAGAACCCTTATCCAAAGTAGCATATATTCCTGATAAATCAGATTCCAAGAATGGATAATCGGAACAGAGACTTTGTAACTTTTTGTAATAATAGATTGCATTTTGATAATCTCCTTTGTCTCGATAAGTAGAGGCAAGCCCATATAAAACTGTGAGATTATCGGGTTTTAAAGAAAGTGCTTTTTGAAATTCAGCTATTGCCTTATCGTATGCCTCCAATTTTGTGTGTGTCTGCGCAAGGTCATTATAAGCTTGGACATCGCTGGGCAAAAGTTTAACTACCTCCTCATAATATTTTAATGCTTCCAAGAAATTTCCTTCATTAAAATAAATGCTTCCCAAAAGCCGATAGGAAAAAGGGTAAGTTTTGTTCTCTTGTATGACCTCATTAAGTTTCATTTTAGCGTGTTCCTTATCCCCTCCTTTTAAATAAAGAAATGCTAGATTATATTTTACCACTACAAAGTCAGGTTTTAAAAGAAGCGCTTTTTCAAATTCTCGTTCTGCCTGTTCAAAATTATCTTCCTCTAAATAATCAAGTCCTGAATTAAGACAAAATGTAGAATAGTCCAAAATAATCTCCTCCCTTAACTCCTTGGCTTTCATATATTGCGGAGATGAAGCGATTAGGCTATCAAGCTCGGCAATCGCTTCTTCATACAGACTCAGTTTTTGATAATACAAAAGAGCCAAATTATAACGTGTTTTGATAAAATCGGGTTTTAATTCTAAAACCTTCTTATACTCCGTAATTGCATTTCCATAGTTATGTTTTTCCTCAAAAGCGACCGCTAAATTATAATGGGTTTCTACGAAGTTTGGATTGATTTTTAGACTTTTATAAAAATATTCTATGGCAGAATCAGGTTCTCCTTTCTCCAGTAAATCCATCCCCCGATTATTATAGTAGATTGTTAACAACGTATGAAAACGAGAAAAAACTATCACCACTGTTAAAATAAGTAAAAGAAATATGATTTTTCTATACATATTAATCAAACTATCAACATGGCATCGCCATAGGAGTAAAAGCGATATCTCTTCTCAATCGCCTCCTGATAGGCCTTTCTCCAGACAGCCGAACCGCAAAAGGCGGCAATGAGCATCAAAAGCGTGGATTTGGGGAAATGAAAATTGGTTAAAAGCATATCGGTCAGTTTAAAATCGTAGGGAGGATAGATAAAGAGACTAGTGTAGCCCTGTATTTCTTGTGGAAGCCAGAAGCCAGAAGTCTTAAGTTGACATGCTACTGTTTCCAGAACACGGCAGGAAGTAGTACCCACGGCTATGATCTTTCTACCTTTCTTCTTAGTATCTGAAATAATCCTTGCCGTCTCTATAGGAAATTCATAATATTCTTTGTACATCTTGTGGGCTTCGATATTTTCTTCCTTTACCGGCTTAAAGGTGGCATAGTTTACATGCAATGTTACATAGGCAATATTTATTCCCTTATTCATAATTTGTTGGAGTAAGTCTTGCGTAAAATGCAGGCCGGCAGTAGGGGCAGCTACTGCGCCCTCTTTCCGAGCATAAACGGTCTGATACCTTGTTCTGTCCAGCTCAACCGATTTTCTCTTTATATATGGCGGCAGGGGAATATCTCCTGATTTCTCAAGCGCTTCGTTCAAATCTCCAGAACTTTTGAATTTCAATATTGCAAAACCTTGACCGTCTTTTTCTATCAGCTCTGCGCGTAGTCCATCACCGCTAAAGACAATTGCCTCTCCCAAAGAAAACTTTCTCGCCGGTT
The Candidatus Omnitrophota bacterium DNA segment above includes these coding regions:
- the tgt gene encoding tRNA guanosine(34) transglycosylase Tgt; this encodes MGNSFSLIHKDYSTKARLGKLSTPHGEVTTPIFLPVATQATVKTLSNQDLFDCKTEMILANAYHLFLRPGKEIIKKAGGLHKFMSWEKPILTDSGGFQVLSLSDLRRINDEGVEFQSHIDGTKYFFTPQEIIHFQGDILGSDIMMPLDECVEFPCEKDRARLAMERTVRWAKRSKMVHSSQSRVCPSRIRNNELSTTNYGMLFGIVQGSTYLDLRRECLERLNEIGFDGYAVGGVSVGEPQELIYEVSSQVANWLPEDKPRYLMGVGHPEDMLEAISFGYDLFDCVVPTRNGRNGCAFTYQGKLILKNAKYKEDFSPIDQECLCYTCQNYSRAYIRHLINSEEILGLRLISLHNIYFYNHLIQNIKEAIQNNFFDKFRKDFLANYLRE
- a CDS encoding tetratricopeptide repeat protein, which produces MYRKIIFLLLILTVVIVFSRFHTLLTIYYNNRGMDLLEKGEPDSAIEYFYKSLKINPNFVETHYNLAVAFEEKHNYGNAITEYKKVLELKPDFIKTRYNLALLYYQKLSLYEEAIAELDSLIASSPQYMKAKELREEIILDYSTFCLNSGLDYLEEDNFEQAEREFEKALLLKPDFVVVKYNLAFLYLKGGDKEHAKMKLNEVIQENKTYPFSYRLLGSIYFNEGNFLEALKYYEEVVKLLPSDVQAYNDLAQTHTKLEAYDKAIAEFQKALSLKPDNLTVLYGLASTYRDKGDYQNAIYYYKKLQSLCSDYPFLESDLSGIYATLDKGSQKQAPILGKEEKRYDMVYFRNGRTMRGEIVKEGEEDLLLKIKMGETEGTVRLLKKEIEKIERYRDGK
- the queA gene encoding tRNA preQ1(34) S-adenosylmethionine ribosyltransferase-isomerase QueA, translated to MHISEFDYHLPKELIAQFPLDRRDDSRLLVLERSSGKISHSKFSDITQCFREGDTLVLNDTKVIPARLFGLREKTSGKVEVFLLERIKEDTFKTLLKPARKFSLGEAIVFSGDGLRAELIEKDGQGFAILKFKSSGDLNEALEKSGDIPLPPYIKRKSVELDRTRYQTVYARKEGAVAAPTAGLHFTQDLLQQIMNKGINIAYVTLHVNYATFKPVKEENIEAHKMYKEYYEFPIETARIISDTKKKGRKIIAVGTTSCRVLETVACQLKTSGFWLPQEIQGYTSLFIYPPYDFKLTDMLLTNFHFPKSTLLMLIAAFCGSAVWRKAYQEAIEKRYRFYSYGDAMLIV